A section of the Streptomyces xinghaiensis S187 genome encodes:
- the tpg gene encoding telomere-protecting terminal protein Tpg, translated as MSMFGEGLDKAVQRAFTRPIPKSAGAQMRYLVKQLKGTRAVAQMLRVSQRTVERYVKGQIKKPRPDLAARLENEVTKRWQPQVRAKARERAATTGGIVIDTRARIGYTAPVGSTDDARVRHLTIALPPQYAARLFDAQQQGVGDQRLQEIAAEALKDVYFQDGGRRAGSLEEVRFTDIEHLDFDL; from the coding sequence ATGAGCATGTTCGGCGAAGGCCTGGACAAGGCGGTGCAGCGGGCGTTCACGCGCCCGATCCCGAAGTCGGCCGGCGCGCAGATGCGATACCTGGTCAAGCAGCTCAAGGGCACCCGGGCCGTCGCCCAGATGCTGCGGGTCTCCCAGCGCACCGTCGAACGGTACGTGAAGGGCCAGATCAAAAAGCCCCGCCCGGACCTCGCCGCCCGCCTGGAGAACGAGGTGACGAAGCGGTGGCAGCCACAGGTCCGCGCCAAGGCCCGAGAGAGGGCGGCGACCACCGGCGGCATCGTCATCGACACCCGGGCCCGCATCGGCTACACCGCGCCGGTCGGCTCCACTGACGACGCCCGGGTCCGGCACCTGACCATCGCGCTGCCTCCGCAGTACGCCGCCCGGCTCTTCGACGCCCAGCAGCAGGGCGTCGGCGACCAGCGCCTGCAGGAGATCGCCGCCGAAGCGCTCAAGGACGTGTACTTCCAGGACGGCGGCCGCCGCGCCGGAAGCCTGGAGGAAGTCCGCTTCACCGACATCGAGCATCTCGACTTCGACCTGTAG
- a CDS encoding transcriptional regulator: MRTAEALMELDPHRKDAGTTRGYLLARARHARGWNQSELARHLRAHSRKRGRPLHTRRDGVWYWEHDRTPDLPTQRLIADLLGIPPGAVDARPWPEWLSEDPAQRPTPRPWTLLGASQSLTELARGSAMDVTRRELVLIAGGTLTASLLAWLTADPVAAGQLTTGRRIGEAAVAKIEDRAQMLRRMDDEDGGGTVLAEASSALALVHGLIRDRSYTDAHGARLYAAASDLARQRAAALFDVKGECADGTFDTALRAARVAGDNALGANALSFWSVSAYNTGRLHDAEDMANTALASIRGTTTPRVQALFLTRRGRARAHLGDTRCWTDFDRAEALLTQADGHTDPDWSYWFNQAEILGARASSHRDMNQPGPAEAAFAQAHALFAPTSVRTHALYLSRQADAQFAQGQIERACATADAALDLTETISSHRTVAPLLNLAERLAPYPVPDARDFRERARTTLAA; the protein is encoded by the coding sequence ATGCGCACAGCGGAGGCGTTGATGGAACTCGACCCCCACCGGAAAGACGCCGGCACGACCCGCGGCTACCTGCTGGCCCGAGCCCGCCACGCACGCGGCTGGAACCAGTCGGAACTGGCCCGCCACCTGCGCGCGCACAGCCGCAAACGCGGCCGTCCGCTGCATACCCGCCGCGACGGCGTGTGGTACTGGGAACACGACCGGACCCCGGATCTGCCCACCCAGCGGCTCATTGCCGACCTGCTTGGTATTCCACCGGGCGCCGTGGATGCGCGACCATGGCCGGAGTGGCTGTCCGAGGACCCCGCCCAACGGCCAACTCCCCGGCCGTGGACGCTGCTCGGCGCCTCCCAGTCCCTGACCGAACTCGCAAGGGGTAGCGCCATGGACGTCACACGCAGGGAGCTCGTCCTGATCGCCGGGGGAACACTGACCGCCTCGCTGCTGGCCTGGCTGACGGCCGACCCGGTGGCCGCCGGCCAACTCACCACCGGCCGCCGCATCGGCGAAGCCGCGGTGGCAAAGATCGAGGACCGGGCCCAAATGCTGCGGCGGATGGACGATGAGGACGGCGGCGGCACCGTCCTGGCCGAAGCCTCCAGCGCCCTCGCCCTGGTCCACGGCCTGATCCGCGACCGCTCCTACACCGACGCGCACGGCGCCCGCCTGTACGCCGCCGCCTCCGACCTCGCCCGCCAGCGCGCCGCCGCCCTGTTCGACGTGAAAGGCGAGTGCGCCGACGGCACCTTCGACACCGCTCTACGGGCCGCGCGTGTCGCCGGAGACAACGCGCTCGGGGCCAATGCCCTCAGCTTCTGGAGCGTCAGCGCCTACAACACCGGCCGCCTGCACGACGCCGAGGACATGGCCAACACCGCCCTGGCCTCAATCCGCGGCACGACCACCCCGCGCGTCCAGGCCCTCTTCCTCACCCGGCGCGGGCGCGCCCGCGCCCACCTGGGCGACACCCGCTGCTGGACGGACTTCGACCGCGCCGAAGCGCTCCTGACCCAAGCCGACGGCCACACCGACCCCGACTGGTCCTACTGGTTCAACCAGGCCGAGATCCTCGGCGCCCGCGCCTCCAGCCACCGCGACATGAACCAGCCCGGCCCCGCCGAAGCCGCCTTCGCCCAGGCCCACGCCCTATTCGCCCCCACGTCCGTACGCACCCACGCCCTTTACCTATCCCGTCAGGCCGACGCGCAGTTCGCCCAGGGCCAGATCGAGCGGGCGTGCGCGACCGCCGACGCCGCGCTGGACCTGACCGAGACCATCAGCTCCCACCGCACCGTCGCGCCGTTGCTCAACCTGGCCGAACGCCTTGCTCCCTACCCTGTGCCGGACGCCCGGGACTTCCGCGAGCGGGCCCGCACCACACTGGCAGCGTGA
- a CDS encoding helix-turn-helix domain-containing protein, with amino-acid sequence MPDPGSAVGRLAGALRRSRAARRLTQAQAAAVLSTSESTVQRAEAGVSTPKKYVVEGYVAKLGLDPEEAEHLLTEATRPPGRQRRVLTQAPHPGLVSTREELGRALARVWEEDNCPSPRGMQDRADKAAARTAGQQQVSTQYAFLSKSAAYRIAHRRQLPSRVEQLRSYLHACRVKENGYEVWVAAYHRVKVKEKEEAKARTEARAEERRRWRGEAGRRRAIEIMLKARLIPAESFSGSATAPWTARCRDCGLVGRFRLASVRQGHGCRECASPPQSAGRDGDSAVPAGTPPEADQALARARVPAVPGSGAEALWAGHCATCGSAGGSEYGNSRSVDSAQGSCRMCGRSRETGTEADSGVRSVV; translated from the coding sequence GTGCCGGACCCCGGCAGCGCCGTGGGCCGGTTGGCAGGCGCTCTGCGCCGCAGCCGCGCCGCCCGGCGGCTGACCCAGGCCCAGGCAGCCGCCGTCCTCAGCACGTCCGAGTCGACCGTCCAGCGGGCCGAAGCCGGAGTCTCCACGCCGAAGAAGTACGTCGTTGAGGGTTACGTTGCCAAGCTCGGTCTCGACCCGGAGGAGGCAGAACATCTCCTCACCGAGGCCACCCGACCTCCCGGACGGCAGCGTCGCGTTCTGACCCAGGCCCCGCACCCGGGCCTGGTGAGCACCAGAGAGGAACTCGGACGGGCGCTGGCCCGGGTGTGGGAGGAGGACAACTGCCCCTCCCCCCGAGGCATGCAGGATCGGGCGGACAAGGCCGCAGCTCGGACGGCTGGCCAGCAGCAGGTGTCGACGCAGTATGCGTTCCTGTCCAAGAGCGCCGCGTACCGGATCGCCCACCGCCGGCAGCTGCCGAGCAGAGTGGAGCAGCTGCGGTCATACCTGCACGCGTGCCGGGTCAAGGAGAACGGGTACGAGGTCTGGGTCGCGGCTTACCACCGGGTCAAGGTCAAAGAGAAGGAGGAAGCGAAGGCCAGGACAGAGGCCAGGGCCGAGGAACGGCGCAGGTGGCGTGGCGAGGCGGGTCGACGCCGGGCCATTGAGATCATGCTGAAAGCCCGGTTGATTCCGGCCGAGTCCTTCTCCGGATCTGCCACCGCACCATGGACGGCCCGGTGCCGGGACTGCGGCCTGGTCGGCCGCTTTCGTCTCGCCTCCGTCCGGCAGGGGCACGGATGCCGTGAGTGCGCTTCCCCGCCTCAGTCGGCAGGCCGCGACGGAGACTCCGCTGTGCCGGCCGGGACGCCCCCCGAAGCGGACCAGGCCCTGGCCAGGGCGCGGGTACCAGCCGTGCCCGGCTCCGGGGCGGAAGCGCTGTGGGCCGGTCACTGCGCGACGTGCGGGTCTGCCGGCGGATCGGAGTACGGCAACTCCCGCTCCGTGGACTCCGCCCAGGGGTCCTGCCGGATGTGCGGCAGATCGCGGGAGACCGGTACGGAAGCCGATAGCGGGGTGCGGAGTGTGGTCTGA